The stretch of DNA AAATTTATTGCCAATATGGCTTCGGGAATGATCTCCATGAAATATGGACTTCAAGGAGTTAACTATACAACCGTTTCTGCATGTGCTACCGGAAATACAGCACTAATGGATGCTTTTAATTATATCCGTTTGGGCAAAGCAAAAGTAATTATCAGCGGTGGCTCTGAAGCAGGAATTACCCCCGCATCAGTAGGCGGATTCTCGGGTATGAAAGCAATGTCTACCAGAAATGATGATTTTGCGACTGCCAGCCGTCCTTATGATATAGATCGCGATGGCTTTGTCATTGGGGAAGGTGCGGGAGCACTTATTCTTGAGGAATATGAGCATGCCAAAAGCAGAGGAGCAACTATTTATGCTGAATTGGTAGGGGCAGCAATGACTGCAGATGCTTATCACATGACGGCGCCGCATCCGGAAGGAGCAGGAGCTATTAAGGCAATGAGATTAGCTCTTAAAGAAGCTGGAGTTAATGCTGAAGATATCGATTATATTAACCCACATGCTACCTCAACTCCTTTAGGCGATTTAATTGAATTAAAAGCAATCAGCAGTATTTTCAAGGGAAGTAAAAAGCTTGATATCAGTGGAACTAAGTCTATGACCGGGCATTTATTAGGTGCGGCAGGGGCAGCGGAAGCAATACTTTCGATAAAAGCTATTCAAAATGGTATTATCCCGCCAACTATCAATATGCAC from Chryseobacterium piperi encodes:
- the fabF gene encoding beta-ketoacyl-ACP synthase II, which translates into the protein MKRVVITGLGAVTPLGNNVEEFWQNSINGVSGAALIKHFDAEKFKVHFACEVKNFEPKTHLTHNEIKRSDLFTQYALYASAEAIQDSGLELENMDPFDTGVIWGTGQGGMLTFENEVAEYYGSDGTPRFNPFFVPKFIANMASGMISMKYGLQGVNYTTVSACATGNTALMDAFNYIRLGKAKVIISGGSEAGITPASVGGFSGMKAMSTRNDDFATASRPYDIDRDGFVIGEGAGALILEEYEHAKSRGATIYAELVGAAMTADAYHMTAPHPEGAGAIKAMRLALKEAGVNAEDIDYINPHATSTPLGDLIELKAISSIFKGSKKLDISGTKSMTGHLLGAAGAAEAILSIKAIQNGIIPPTINMHTIDPNIPTDVNIVFNEAKEKDITYALSNAFGFGGHNATVVFKKFNH